The following proteins come from a genomic window of bacterium:
- a CDS encoding V-type ATP synthase subunit F: MENRIIFIGDKLSIEFFSAFNIETFFANSVKEAEEILEKIDMKDVICIFITEEVFDEDKFMKFLNMKKMVVIPGLKSREGKGVKIVDELIKKATGMKGD; the protein is encoded by the coding sequence ATGGAAAACAGAATAATTTTTATTGGAGATAAATTGAGTATTGAATTTTTTTCTGCTTTTAATATAGAAACATTTTTTGCAAATTCAGTTAAAGAAGCAGAAGAAATACTTGAAAAAATTGATATGAAGGATGTAATATGTATTTTTATTACAGAGGAAGTTTTTGATGAAGATAAGTTTATGAAATTTTTGAATATGAAAAAAATGGTAGTTATTCCAGGGTTAAAGAGTAGGGAAGGAAAGGGAGTAAAAATTGTTGATGAATTGATTAAAAAGGCAACAGGTATGAAGGGAGATTAA
- a CDS encoding sugar phosphate isomerase/epimerase family protein, producing the protein MENKIIMHVNYMEQGQSIEEICEKAVKLGYDGVEFRRKMKNMDEEEYLEKLAKAVEKSKLEYVLFGAPGPNLMIPEKDKREREIEEAVNFYRNASRYFNLTICNTMTGVLVNPSFSYFEFDKHGSNIAKEEHWEWAVSGFKILGDVAEELNFKFAFETHMCYLHDTVESTKKLVDLIDKKSVGINLDYANIVCFKNPVSLMDAIEMCGEKLYYIHLKNLFKIEGIEYKNYINCSLADGIINNREFLKILKIKNYTGFLCLEAPRSGDREHFAKEDIDYIKQVLSEI; encoded by the coding sequence ATGGAAAATAAAATTATTATGCATGTGAATTATATGGAACAGGGTCAGTCCATAGAAGAAATCTGTGAAAAGGCAGTAAAACTTGGATATGATGGAGTTGAATTCAGAAGAAAAATGAAAAATATGGATGAAGAAGAGTATCTTGAAAAACTTGCAAAAGCAGTGGAAAAATCAAAACTTGAATATGTTTTATTTGGGGCTCCGGGACCAAATTTAATGATACCTGAAAAAGATAAAAGAGAAAGAGAAATAGAAGAGGCAGTCAATTTTTACAGAAATGCATCCAGATATTTTAATTTGACTATCTGTAATACAATGACAGGAGTTCTTGTTAATCCTTCTTTCTCATATTTTGAATTTGATAAGCATGGTTCAAATATTGCTAAAGAAGAACACTGGGAATGGGCGGTAAGTGGATTTAAGATACTTGGCGATGTTGCTGAAGAATTAAATTTTAAATTCGCCTTTGAAACACATATGTGTTATCTTCATGATACTGTGGAAAGTACAAAAAAACTTGTTGATTTAATAGATAAGAAAAGTGTAGGAATAAATCTAGATTATGCTAATATTGTATGTTTTAAAAATCCTGTTTCACTAATGGATGCAATAGAAATGTGTGGAGAAAAGTTATACTATATCCACTTAAAAAATCTTTTCAAAATAGAAGGTATTGAATACAAAAATTATATAAATTGTTCACTTGCAGATGGAATTATTAATAACAGAGAATTTCTTAAAATACTTAAAATTAAAAATTATACAGGTTTTCTCTGTCTTGAAGCACCGAGGTCTGGAGATAGAGAACATTTTGCAAAAGAAGATATTGATTATATTAAACAAGTTTTATCCGAAATTTAA
- a CDS encoding NAD(P)/FAD-dependent oxidoreductase: MDEIFDCIIIGGGPAGSFSTIFSSERGKKVAIIDKNAQICKKLLLTGKGKCNLTNMNEINDDYLSKYRNGKFLINAFHQFSNHDLFNFFESNNLKLKIDTGKRVYPESENAEDVIETIRKILDRNKVRIFLKEKVVDIKKEKNFFEIKTDKRIFRCEKVIISTGGKSFPETGSEGDGFIFASKFGHKIIKPVPALCGLEIKENFINKWQGINLKNILVSAYLNDKKIGEEFGEVLFTHYGVSGPAILNISGDVSENIDKGEIKIVINFKPALNFEILDRRLQREIKEDSNKILKNLFKNFLPSGLIEEFLKNAGVDSEKKAHQITKVERIILIKKLLNFELTVKRIRPFYDSMVTRGGVCTDEINPKTMESKILKGLYFAGEVIDIDGKTGGYNLQACFSTGYVAGKNI, translated from the coding sequence ATGGATGAAATATTTGATTGTATAATTATTGGAGGAGGACCTGCTGGAAGTTTTTCAACTATTTTTTCTTCTGAAAGAGGAAAGAAAGTAGCAATAATAGATAAGAATGCTCAGATATGCAAAAAACTTTTACTTACAGGGAAAGGGAAATGTAATCTCACAAATATGAATGAAATTAATGATGATTACCTTTCAAAATACAGAAATGGTAAATTTCTTATAAATGCTTTTCATCAGTTTTCAAATCATGACCTTTTTAATTTTTTTGAAAGTAATAACTTAAAACTTAAAATTGATACAGGAAAAAGAGTATATCCAGAAAGTGAAAATGCAGAAGATGTGATAGAAACAATAAGAAAAATCCTTGATAGAAATAAGGTAAGAATTTTTTTAAAGGAAAAAGTTGTTGATATAAAAAAAGAGAAAAATTTTTTTGAAATTAAAACAGACAAAAGAATTTTCAGATGTGAAAAAGTTATTATATCCACTGGTGGTAAAAGTTTTCCAGAAACAGGTTCAGAAGGAGATGGGTTTATTTTCGCTTCAAAATTTGGACATAAGATAATAAAACCTGTTCCTGCTTTATGCGGTCTTGAAATAAAGGAAAATTTTATAAATAAATGGCAGGGGATAAATCTGAAAAATATTCTTGTAAGTGCATATTTGAATGATAAAAAGATTGGTGAAGAATTTGGAGAGGTTTTATTCACTCATTATGGAGTTAGTGGTCCTGCAATTTTGAATATAAGTGGAGATGTTTCTGAAAATATTGATAAAGGAGAGATAAAAATTGTAATAAATTTTAAACCTGCCTTAAATTTTGAGATACTTGACAGAAGATTACAGAGAGAAATTAAGGAAGATTCAAATAAAATACTTAAAAATCTTTTTAAAAATTTTCTTCCTTCTGGTTTAATTGAGGAATTTTTGAAAAATGCAGGTGTTGACAGTGAAAAAAAGGCACATCAGATAACAAAGGTAGAAAGGATTATACTTATAAAAAAACTTTTAAACTTTGAATTGACAGTAAAAAGGATAAGACCTTTTTATGACAGTATGGTTACAAGGGGAGGAGTTTGTACCGATGAGATAAATCCAAAGACAATGGAATCAAAAATTTTAAAAGGACTTTATTTTGCAGGGGAAGTTATTGATATAGATGGAAAGACAGGTGGATATAATTTACAAGCATGTTTTTCAACTGGATATGTTGCGGGTAAAAATATTTAA
- a CDS encoding radical SAM protein gives MERIVFGPVPSRRFGKSLGINNVPVPKKCSFSCVYCQIGKTEYYQTERKKFYEPEEIKKQVKEVIESLKGKEIDYISFVPDGEPTLDINLGKEIEILKGFGIKIAVITNSSLIWRKDVRDDLKKADCVSIKVDALSEDIWRKINRPYKSLKLNEILEGIKIFSKEFKGELLTETLFVKNLNDSVEEIEKIGEFLKEVKPKIAYIGVPTRPPAEKWVEVPEKEKIDFAYIVFRNKNLNVKIIEKSKDEKFGFTGKLIEDILSILSVHPMSGKEIENFLRENGGEFELIEELIYKGEIEEIEYMGEKYYRRKF, from the coding sequence ATGGAAAGGATAGTTTTTGGGCCTGTGCCTTCAAGGAGATTTGGGAAGAGTTTAGGAATTAATAATGTACCGGTTCCTAAAAAATGTAGTTTCTCCTGTGTCTACTGTCAGATAGGGAAAACAGAATATTATCAGACAGAAAGGAAGAAATTTTATGAACCAGAAGAAATAAAAAAGCAGGTAAAAGAAGTAATTGAAAGTTTGAAAGGGAAAGAAATTGATTATATAAGTTTTGTTCCTGATGGAGAACCAACTCTTGACATAAATCTTGGGAAAGAAATTGAAATTTTAAAGGGATTTGGAATAAAAATAGCAGTCATTACAAATTCTTCTTTGATATGGAGAAAGGATGTAAGGGATGATTTAAAAAAAGCAGATTGTGTTTCTATAAAAGTGGATGCTTTAAGTGAAGATATATGGAGAAAAATAAATAGACCCTATAAAAGTTTAAAATTAAATGAGATACTTGAAGGGATAAAAATATTTTCAAAGGAATTTAAAGGAGAACTTTTAACAGAAACGCTTTTTGTAAAAAATTTAAATGATAGTGTTGAAGAGATAGAAAAAATAGGTGAATTTTTAAAAGAAGTAAAACCAAAAATTGCATATATTGGTGTTCCAACAAGACCACCTGCTGAAAAATGGGTTGAAGTTCCAGAAAAAGAAAAAATTGATTTTGCATATATTGTTTTTAGAAATAAAAATTTAAATGTAAAAATTATTGAAAAATCAAAGGATGAAAAATTTGGATTTACAGGAAAATTAATTGAGGATATTTTAAGTATTTTATCAGTTCATCCAATGAGCGGGAAAGAGATTGAGAATTTTTTGAGAGAAAACGGTGGAGAGTTTGAATTAATTGAAGAGTTGATTTATAAAGGAGAGATTGAAGAAATTGAGTATATGGGAGAAAAATACTACAGGAGAAAGTTTTAA
- a CDS encoding extracellular solute-binding protein, with product MRNKIFFVFLLLVSFLYCEKNLVIISPHWEGVKIEFTRAFCEWYEKNYKEKVKIEWIDQGGTTDDLKYVESLFKKNPDGIGIDLFFGGGLSPYLTLKKEGLLEKYKLPQNVLKKIPKYCAGIPNYDDNFYWYGVVLSGFGILYNKKALKFLNLPIANAWKDLGDSRYFSLIGAADPRHSGSMHMMYEIILQTYGWEEGWKTILSIGGNTKNFSTSASEVARETSIGEAVFSLCIDSYALAQIEVNGKENMGFIFPESQTVINPDCIGILKGAPNIEIAKKFIDFLFTYEGQLLWIQKKGKKGGPKEYSLNRFPVMPEVYNEPGLEIDINPYRIQNTIKYDFQLAANRWALIDDMIGCFVIDCHSELKKAWHIISKTNNKNLKERFYEIPVDKKIQRFLWENWKDPIFRNKYINEWLNFSLKKFRNIIVESKFLM from the coding sequence ATGAGAAATAAAATTTTTTTTGTTTTTTTGTTATTGGTCAGTTTTTTATATTGTGAAAAAAATTTAGTTATTATTTCTCCGCACTGGGAAGGAGTTAAGATTGAATTTACGAGGGCTTTTTGTGAATGGTATGAGAAAAATTATAAGGAAAAGGTTAAAATTGAATGGATTGACCAGGGCGGAACAACTGATGATTTGAAATATGTAGAATCACTTTTTAAAAAAAATCCAGATGGAATTGGAATTGATTTGTTTTTTGGAGGGGGATTAAGTCCTTACTTGACATTAAAAAAAGAAGGACTGCTTGAAAAATATAAACTTCCGCAGAATGTTCTAAAAAAAATACCGAAATACTGTGCTGGAATTCCCAATTATGATGATAATTTCTACTGGTATGGAGTTGTACTTTCAGGTTTTGGAATTCTTTATAATAAGAAAGCACTGAAATTTTTAAATTTACCTATTGCAAATGCATGGAAGGATTTGGGAGATAGTCGTTATTTTTCTTTAATTGGAGCAGCAGACCCCAGACATAGTGGAAGTATGCATATGATGTATGAGATAATTTTGCAGACATATGGATGGGAAGAAGGCTGGAAAACTATTCTTTCAATAGGTGGAAATACAAAAAATTTTTCAACAAGTGCCTCCGAAGTAGCAAGAGAGACATCAATTGGAGAAGCAGTTTTTTCTTTATGTATTGATTCTTATGCACTTGCTCAAATAGAAGTAAATGGAAAAGAAAATATGGGATTTATTTTCCCAGAAAGTCAAACTGTTATAAATCCTGATTGTATAGGAATTCTTAAAGGAGCACCAAATATTGAAATAGCAAAAAAATTTATTGATTTTTTATTCACTTATGAAGGGCAGTTATTATGGATTCAGAAAAAGGGGAAAAAAGGTGGACCAAAAGAATATTCACTTAACAGGTTTCCTGTTATGCCTGAAGTTTATAATGAACCAGGTCTGGAAATAGATATAAACCCTTACAGAATTCAGAATACAATAAAATATGATTTCCAACTTGCTGCAAATAGATGGGCACTCATAGATGATATGATTGGGTGTTTTGTTATTGACTGTCATAGTGAGTTAAAAAAAGCATGGCATATAATTTCAAAAACAAATAATAAAAATTTAAAAGAAAGATTTTATGAAATCCCTGTTGATAAAAAAATTCAAAGGTTTTTATGGGAAAACTGGAAGGACCCGATTTTCAGAAATAAATATATAAATGAATGGCTAAATTTTTCTCTTAAAAAATTCAGAAATATTATTGTGGAAAGTAAATTTTTGATGTAA
- a CDS encoding iron ABC transporter permease: protein MKRKKILLTLIFLFFLLFLVYPVSFILIQCFYNNGNFTLEILKIAITNYVIRKSIINSFILGIIVVLTTSIIGIPLAFIFDRLNFKGKSILRILFLLPMIASPFVGSIGIKQFLSRFGSFNILLIKLGILKNPISWIGSGFLGIVILQTLHLYPIMFLNITASLNNYDISVEEASYNLGATGLQTFFKVIFPLILPGYFAASSIIFIWSITDLGTPLVFEFSNLVSVKIFYTLKDINTNPVGYALVFIILLLTLLLFIFTKRYLEKTPYTTGKTAIYVKEKNIVGRKLFFLYLFLFFILFLSLIPHFTLIFYSFSKKWFFSILPAEYTGEYYKVVFAHRLTKTGIFNSLIYSSISTTIDIFLGFFIGYILARWKIKGKELLDILSMVPLVIPGIVMAFGYVATFSNTILDPKNNPVFLIVLSYSLRRLPYLVRTTYSSFLQLDRGLEEASYSLGGDNIITFKKIIFPLVSPGLFAGGILAFAFSLMEVSCSLILAIREKFYPISKVIYTLAGRVTDGPNTATSLGVLGMLITGICLFISTKIFSKKIGEFFRIG from the coding sequence ATGAAAAGGAAAAAAATTTTATTAACATTGATTTTTTTGTTTTTTTTACTTTTTCTTGTTTATCCTGTATCCTTTATTCTCATCCAGTGCTTTTATAATAATGGAAATTTCACACTTGAAATACTTAAAATCGCAATTACAAATTATGTTATAAGAAAATCAATTATCAACAGTTTCATCCTTGGAATAATTGTCGTTCTTACAACAAGTATAATTGGAATTCCACTTGCTTTTATATTTGATAGATTAAATTTTAAGGGAAAGTCAATTTTAAGAATTTTATTTTTACTTCCAATGATTGCAAGCCCATTTGTAGGAAGCATAGGGATAAAACAGTTTTTATCAAGATTTGGAAGTTTCAATATTCTACTAATTAAACTTGGAATATTGAAAAATCCAATATCCTGGATTGGCTCTGGCTTCCTTGGAATTGTAATTCTTCAGACACTTCATTTATATCCAATTATGTTTCTGAATATTACCGCCTCTCTGAATAACTATGATATATCAGTAGAAGAAGCATCTTATAATCTTGGAGCAACTGGATTACAGACATTTTTCAAAGTAATATTTCCATTGATTTTACCAGGATATTTTGCAGCAAGTTCAATAATATTCATCTGGTCAATAACTGACCTCGGTACTCCTCTTGTATTTGAATTCAGCAATCTTGTTTCTGTAAAAATTTTTTATACACTTAAAGATATAAATACAAATCCTGTTGGTTATGCCCTTGTTTTTATAATTCTTTTGCTGACCCTTCTTCTTTTTATTTTTACAAAAAGATATCTTGAAAAAACACCATACACAACAGGAAAAACTGCAATTTACGTAAAAGAAAAAAATATTGTGGGTAGAAAACTCTTTTTTCTTTACCTTTTCCTCTTTTTCATACTCTTTTTAAGTTTAATACCCCACTTCACTTTAATATTTTATTCTTTTTCAAAAAAGTGGTTTTTTTCTATCCTGCCTGCTGAATATACAGGTGAATATTATAAAGTTGTTTTCGCTCACAGATTAACAAAAACAGGAATTTTTAACAGTTTAATTTACAGTTCAATAAGTACGACCATAGATATTTTTCTTGGATTTTTTATTGGATATATACTTGCAAGATGGAAAATAAAAGGGAAGGAATTGCTTGACATATTATCAATGGTTCCTCTTGTTATTCCTGGTATTGTAATGGCATTTGGATATGTTGCTACTTTTTCAAATACAATTTTAGACCCTAAAAATAATCCTGTATTTCTTATAGTTTTAAGCTACAGTTTAAGAAGATTACCCTATCTTGTAAGAACCACTTATTCTTCATTTTTACAACTTGATAGAGGACTTGAAGAAGCATCCTATTCACTTGGAGGAGATAATATCATAACATTCAAAAAAATTATATTTCCTCTTGTAAGTCCTGGACTTTTTGCAGGTGGAATTCTTGCTTTTGCTTTCTCTCTGATGGAAGTAAGTTGTAGTTTAATACTTGCAATAAGAGAAAAATTTTATCCAATTTCAAAAGTTATATATACACTTGCTGGAAGAGTAACAGATGGTCCAAATACAGCAACCTCTCTTGGAGTCCTTGGAATGTTAATAACAGGAATATGTCTTTTCATTTCAACAAAAATATTTTCAAAAAAAATTGGAGAATTTTTCCGCATTGGTTAA
- a CDS encoding SGNH/GDSL hydrolase family protein — MEFKIKNNQKILFIGDSITDCGRREQFRPLGNGYVKLFSDLVIANFPERKIEIVNKGISGNTILDLANRWEDDVIYQKCDWLSILIGINDIHRVLRKDEMWTEFTPENYRKRYDYILKRTLEKLDCKIILIEPFYISTDTTDSFRGKVLKDLIEYIEIVEEMSKKYETYHLKLHRIFQEYLKFFEPETFAPEPVHPNSTGHFVIANELIKLLSE, encoded by the coding sequence ATGGAATTTAAAATAAAGAATAATCAGAAAATTTTATTTATTGGAGACAGTATAACTGATTGTGGAAGAAGAGAACAATTCAGACCGCTTGGAAATGGATATGTAAAACTTTTTTCTGACCTTGTTATTGCGAATTTTCCTGAAAGAAAAATAGAAATAGTTAATAAGGGTATAAGTGGAAATACAATTCTTGACCTTGCAAATAGATGGGAAGATGATGTTATTTATCAGAAATGTGACTGGTTGAGTATTTTAATCGGAATAAATGATATACACAGAGTCCTTAGAAAAGATGAAATGTGGACTGAATTTACACCTGAAAACTATAGAAAAAGATATGATTATATTCTCAAAAGAACTCTTGAAAAACTTGACTGTAAAATAATTCTGATTGAACCGTTTTATATTTCAACAGATACAACTGATAGTTTCAGGGGAAAAGTTTTAAAGGATTTGATAGAATATATTGAAATAGTTGAAGAAATGAGTAAAAAATACGAAACATATCATTTAAAATTACACAGAATTTTTCAGGAATATCTTAAATTTTTTGAACCTGAGACATTCGCTCCAGAACCAGTTCATCCAAATTCAACAGGTCATTTTGTAATTGCAAATGAACTTATCAAATTACTCTCAGAATAA
- a CDS encoding ABC transporter ATP-binding protein: MDKEILTVENVDKSYNGKEVLKNINFSVYENEFFFILGPSGCGKTTLLRIIAGFVEPDRGRIILNKKDVTKTPPNKRNIGFVFQNYALWPHMKVIDNIAYGLRIKKYSEEFIKRRVKEIIEITKLKNVENLYPSQISGGQQQRVALARALVVNPQILLLDEPLSNLDAKLRDELRREIKRIHKETGITMVYVTHDQKEAMTLGTTIAVMKEKEIVQIGSPYEIYSNPENLFVASFIGDINSLKGKIVEKKGNILKIETDEGFFFAKIKKTINSENVYLCFRPESITVEEKINTITGRLHDYEFYGDIVKINIITPKGNTFKIGIYADDFNKYKKDENIVFSVKEDKIMVFEE; this comes from the coding sequence ATGGATAAAGAAATTTTAACTGTTGAAAATGTTGATAAAAGTTATAATGGTAAGGAAGTTTTAAAAAATATCAATTTTTCTGTTTATGAGAATGAATTTTTTTTCATACTCGGACCTTCTGGTTGCGGGAAAACAACCCTCTTAAGAATTATTGCTGGATTTGTGGAACCTGATAGAGGAAGAATTATTCTGAATAAAAAAGATGTGACAAAAACCCCTCCAAATAAAAGAAATATTGGATTTGTCTTCCAGAATTACGCCTTATGGCCTCATATGAAAGTAATAGACAACATTGCATATGGACTCAGAATAAAAAAATATTCAGAAGAGTTTATAAAAAGAAGAGTGAAAGAAATAATTGAAATAACAAAATTGAAAAATGTTGAAAATCTTTATCCTTCTCAGATATCAGGTGGGCAACAACAGAGAGTTGCACTTGCAAGGGCTCTTGTAGTCAATCCTCAGATTTTACTTCTTGATGAACCGCTCAGTAATCTTGATGCAAAATTGAGAGATGAATTGAGAAGGGAAATAAAAAGAATACACAAAGAAACTGGAATAACAATGGTATATGTAACTCATGACCAAAAAGAAGCAATGACTCTCGGTACAACAATTGCAGTTATGAAAGAAAAAGAAATAGTTCAGATTGGTTCTCCATATGAAATTTACTCAAATCCTGAAAATCTTTTTGTTGCATCTTTTATCGGTGATATTAACTCTTTAAAAGGGAAAATAGTTGAAAAGAAAGGAAATATTTTAAAAATTGAAACAGATGAAGGTTTTTTCTTTGCTAAAATTAAAAAAACAATAAATTCTGAAAATGTTTATTTATGTTTCAGGCCGGAAAGTATAACTGTTGAGGAAAAAATAAATACCATAACAGGAAGATTGCATGATTATGAATTTTATGGAGATATTGTGAAAATAAATATAATTACTCCAAAAGGAAATACTTTTAAAATTGGAATTTATGCAGATGATTTTAATAAATATAAAAAAGACGAAAATATTGTTTTTTCAGTTAAAGAAGATAAAATAATGGTTTTTGAAGAATGA
- a CDS encoding V-type ATP synthase subunit A, whose protein sequence is MDIGKIIKVSGPLVQAEGMKTSKMFDVVRVGEEKLIGEIIRLEGDIASIQVYEETEGLKVGDPVFGTGEPLRVELGPGLLQNIFDGIQRPLSQIEKTGDFIIRGVDIPPLDRSIKWDFKPVVKKGDYVESGDVIGIVDETPLIKHKIMVPYGVNGEIIEIKEGSFTVEEEIGKVKTDKGEIPLYLMQKWPVRKPRPFKKRLNPDTPLVTGQRVIDTLFPILKGGTACIPGPFGSGKTVVLHQIAKWADSEIVVYIGCGERGNEMADVLIEFPHLKDPKSGRPLMERTCLIANTSNMPVAAREASIYTGVTIGEYFRDMGYSVALMADSTSRWAEALREISGRMEEMPGEEGYPAYLGTRVASFYERAGNVICLARDNKNGSLSLLGAVSPPGGDLTDPVVQMTLRVVKVFWGLDDRLAYQRHFPAINWLTSYSLYERNIEKFVKEKIASDFMEIRAEAISLLEKEAELLEIVRLVGMETLSLTDRLILEIARSIREDFLHQSAFDEMDAYTTLKKQYLMLKTIILFYRVSLKAIEKGRTLEEILKNPVREEISRMKYVPEDKLEEIIKLQEKISSLF, encoded by the coding sequence ATGGATATAGGAAAAATTATAAAAGTTTCAGGACCTCTTGTTCAGGCAGAAGGAATGAAAACAAGTAAGATGTTTGATGTTGTGAGAGTTGGGGAGGAAAAACTTATTGGTGAGATTATACGACTTGAAGGAGATATTGCTTCAATACAGGTATATGAGGAAACAGAGGGTTTAAAAGTTGGAGACCCTGTTTTCGGTACAGGAGAACCATTGAGAGTTGAACTTGGACCGGGACTTCTTCAAAATATTTTTGATGGTATACAGAGGCCCCTATCCCAGATAGAAAAAACAGGCGATTTTATAATAAGAGGAGTTGATATACCCCCTCTTGATAGAAGTATTAAATGGGATTTTAAACCGGTTGTTAAAAAAGGCGATTATGTTGAAAGTGGGGATGTTATTGGAATTGTTGATGAAACACCTCTTATAAAGCATAAAATTATGGTACCTTACGGAGTTAATGGTGAGATTATTGAAATAAAGGAAGGAAGTTTTACAGTTGAGGAAGAAATAGGGAAAGTAAAAACTGATAAAGGAGAGATTCCTTTATACTTAATGCAGAAATGGCCTGTAAGAAAACCAAGACCTTTCAAAAAAAGATTAAATCCTGATACTCCACTTGTAACAGGGCAGAGGGTTATTGATACTTTATTTCCTATTTTAAAAGGTGGAACTGCCTGTATTCCTGGACCTTTTGGTAGTGGAAAAACTGTTGTTCTTCATCAAATTGCAAAATGGGCTGATAGTGAAATTGTTGTATATATAGGTTGCGGTGAAAGAGGAAATGAAATGGCAGATGTTTTAATTGAATTTCCACATTTAAAAGACCCTAAATCAGGCAGACCTTTAATGGAAAGAACATGTCTTATAGCAAATACTTCAAATATGCCTGTTGCTGCAAGAGAGGCAAGTATTTATACAGGTGTTACTATTGGAGAATATTTCAGGGATATGGGTTATTCAGTTGCATTAATGGCTGATTCAACAAGTAGATGGGCTGAAGCATTGAGAGAAATATCAGGAAGAATGGAAGAAATGCCGGGAGAAGAAGGTTATCCTGCATATCTTGGAACAAGGGTTGCCTCTTTTTATGAAAGAGCCGGAAATGTTATATGTTTGGCACGGGATAATAAAAATGGTTCTCTTTCATTACTTGGAGCAGTAAGCCCTCCTGGTGGTGATTTAACAGACCCTGTTGTACAGATGACTTTAAGGGTGGTAAAGGTTTTCTGGGGACTTGATGACCGTCTTGCATATCAGAGACATTTTCCTGCGATAAACTGGCTTACAAGTTATTCTCTTTATGAAAGGAATATTGAAAAATTTGTTAAAGAAAAAATTGCTTCTGATTTTATGGAAATAAGAGCAGAGGCGATATCCTTACTTGAGAAAGAAGCAGAATTACTTGAAATTGTACGACTTGTTGGTATGGAAACACTTTCTCTTACAGATAGATTAATACTTGAAATTGCTCGTTCTATAAGAGAGGATTTTTTACATCAGAGTGCTTTTGACGAAATGGATGCTTATACAACTTTAAAAAAACAGTATCTTATGCTGAAAACAATTATTCTGTTTTATCGGGTATCACTAAAAGCAATAGAAAAAGGAAGAACACTTGAAGAAATACTTAAAAATCCAGTCAGAGAGGAAATATCCAGAATGAAATATGTTCCTGAAGATAAACTTGAAGAAATAATAAAACTTCAGGAAAAAATTAGCAGTTTATTCTGA